The nucleotide sequence GTCTCTACGCTGCGGGTGAGACGACTGGTGGTATTCACGGAGCTAACAGGCTCGGCGGAAACGCTCTTCCGGATATCCACGTATTCGGTAAAATTGCCGGAACCAACGCGGCTGCGGAATAAAAAATACTTGATTTCTACAGGGGCCGTCCGTCAAGGGCGGCCTTTCCTGTCTGCACCGGAGTATTGTAAAGGACCCGTAACATGAAGATTCTCAGATACGATGCGGCGGCGATTGTTCTTTCCCTGGCCGTATTTATGCTCTTTACCTGGTCTGGTCTTCAGCATTCCGGAGAGACTGGATACCTGATCATCGAAGACAGCAAGGGCAGACTTATATATCCTCTTTCGGAAGAGCGGGACGTGGTGCTGCACGGTCCTGTTGGAGAATCTCACATTCACATAGGGAAGGATTCCGCCCGCTTTGTGCACTCCGACTGTCCCGACGGACTCTGTGTGCAGGCCGGACCTGTGAGCAGACCCGGGGACTGGGCGGCTTGTCTGCCGAATCAGGTTTTCATCTATGTCGGCGACAGGGAGTAGCAGGAGGCCCTATGTTCAGCGAAAGAGTTCTTAACCGCCTTGCCATGCTCGGGGCCCTGAGCCTGTTTTTATCAACCGTGGAATATCTCTTTCCCCGTCCCATTCCCTTCATGCGCCTGGGACTTGCAAATCTGCCGGTAATTCTGTACCTGGATCTGCTGGGTTCGGATTCAAAGGACTCAACCGGGACCTATTTTCTCCTTATTCTGATCAAGGTCCTGGGGCAGGGGATGGTCAACGGCACCATGGCCTCCTATGTGTTCCTGTTCTCCCTGGCGGGCTCCTTTTCCAGCGGACTGACAATGTGGCTTGCCTGGCGCTATCTGCGGCCGAATATTTCCTTTTTAGGTGTCAGTGTACTTGGGGCTCTTATAAGCAATATGTCCCAGATTCTGCTCTCTATTGTGTTTATATTCGGTCCCGCGGCGTGGCGTATACTCCCCTGGTTTTTGGGTATTGGTCTTGGATCAGGCTTCTTTATCGGCCTCTTTGCACGCAGCTTCTCCGGGAAATCCCGCTGGTGGAAGGCCTTGAAGGATTCATCTCTGGAGGCGTCATGAAAAAACCGGTAAAGAAAAAGCGCCGCCCCGACAGGCTTGCCCGCATAATGAATCCCACGGTTCGTTTCTGGACCGGGGTTTCCCTGATTCCCGGGTTTTTTCTCAGCTCCAGCCTGGAGCTCCTGCTGCTGCACTGTTTGGTTTTTGCCGCGGCTGCAGTCCTCGCCGGAAAACGTATCCGGTTTTTCTATTATGCCATGATGATCCTCTCAATAACGGTGTTTCACCTGCTGAATCCTGTGGGACGGGTTCTATGGGAATTCGGCCCGCTTACCTTGACCTCCGGAGCCCTGGAACAGGGGCTCATGAAAGGGTTCACCTTGAGCGGTCTTGTGCTGCTCTCTCTCTTTTCGGTTACTCCCGCCCTCCGCTTTCCGGGACGCCTGGGGGGAATGCTTGCCCGGACCATGTACTACTTTGAGGAGATCCTGAACGGACGGGGGCGGCTGGAGGTTAAAAACATAATCGGCGGCATGGATGCTGTTCTTATGCAGGCCTTGCCTCCCGGAGACGAAACAGTGCCGGCGGAGGCTTCCTCTTCCACGTTTCGGGGGAGTGTACTTCAGTTCCCCTTCATTATTCTGTTGGAACTAGTGGTCTGGGGGCCTGTAGTTCTGGGGCTGGCAGCTTAACAGGTCCGGTCATTTTTCCCTCTATATTTTATTCGGATTCCCTGTATAATAATTACTTTACAAAACTATGCGAAGATGAGGATAACCATGTACTGCAGGAACTGCGGAAAAGAAGTTGATGAAAAAGCGGAATACTGCCTGAACTGCGGTGTCCGTCCTTTGAAATCCAGAAACTACTGCCAGAACTGCGGGGCCGAGACAACCGAGGTCCAGGATATCTGCCTGCGCTGCGGCGTAAAGCTGTCGTCCTCCGTAATCAGCCTGGATACCGACAATGATACCCTGCTGCTTATTCTCTGCATTCTGTTGCCGCCGGTGGCAGTGTGGCTTAAAACCGGCAATTCCGGAAAGGTCCTCCTGAATATTATTCTATGCTTTCTGCTGGCCTGGTTCGGGGGAGTCATCCACGCTTTTCTGGTCCGGAAGGTGAGGTAGGGGAGGCCGGCAGGCTCAGTATCCGGTTCGTAGCCTGGAATAGGGAATAGAGAGGGTAAAATGAAAACCTTGATCATATCTTTTTGAATCGTCCCATACTGATCCCCTCCCGCATCAGTTCCTGCAGCATCCTTCGCTTTCCGCCGGGGGAAAAGGTTCTCAGTATTCCCGCAGCATGGTGGATCAGGACCGGAAGCCGACCTTTCAGGTTGAACCCGGCTATCCTGCCGATGCCGTATCCATTGGCCAGGGGGATAACGTACCCGTAGTAATGCGGCCGATAGGGCTGCAATGATTTTCTGTCAATGTGCCGCAGAATATTCCGGGCGGCGGAACTGGCCTGCTGAATTGCCAGATAGCTTGCCATGGGAAAGCCGGTATCCCTTTCGCCGACATGGGCATTGTCACCGGCAGCCCAGCAGCGTTCCCCGATTCGTCCGAATTGGTCGACCCGTACTCTGCCGGCAGGGTCGAGGTCGACCTCTTTTCCCCATAATTCTCTTGGAAAGCTTACTCCCGCATTCCAGATAACAAGCGGTCTATCTACGGTTCGGCCGCTGGAAAGTCTGGCTCCTTCTTCGCTGATCTCGGCCAGGCTTGTAGCGGTGAGGATCGCGATACCAAGATTTTCCAGCTGTTTTTCTATATATTTGCGTGCCTCAGGAGCGGCTTCAGAAAGAACGGTCTCCTGCTTTTCGATGATCAGGATCTCCGTCTCCCAGCCTTTTTTGCGCGCCCTGCGCCTTAGCTGGGACGCCGTCTCAAGACCGGTATAGCCCCCGCCGACCAGGATCACGGTCTCCGGGTTACCCGTGTCGAAGGCACGGAGCAGGGCCTGTATGCCCGCGATGCTGCGCGCGGTATAACTCTTCTCCGCCGCTGTTTCGTTACCGTGAAAATCAGTAGTGCCCCCTGTGGAGATAAGAAGGTAATCAAAATCGAATCGCTCCTCGTCAATATAAAAGCAGCACCGCTCTGGATCGACGGAACTGATCCGGGCCTGATGAAAGGTAAACTTAAATTTTTCTGCCAGAAAATGGAACGCGGTACTCACCGATTTAACGGAGTACCGTCCCCCCAGAAGGTCCGGTAAAAGAGGCAGAAACTCAAAAGCGGGTCTTGGATCAAAGAGATGTACTTCGTGTTCCCGGCCTGAAAAAGTGCGGGCAGCTTCCGTTCCGGCAAATCCGCCGCCTATAATCGCTATCCTTTTACCCATTTCATATTTCTCCTGAAGTGCGCCGGTATGCTTCGGTTTGCCGGGATATCCCCCGGCTGTAAACCGGTAATATATACGCGACCCGGAAAGGTCCTTCCCGGGGAGAAGGATTCAGGATTTTGAGTCCTGGCGATCAGCTGCCGCAGATCGGCGACGGTAAATCCGCGTCTGATGGAAAGTTTGCCGTCGTAGCGGGCAAAGCTCCGGTGCAGAAAAAGGAGTGCAAAGAGCTCATAGCCCAGGTACGAGAGCCGGGAGCGGTGCAGGTCATTCATCAGAAAGGCGATGCCGGTTTTTACTTTCATCAGGTCGAGGATCTTCGGGATCTGTGAATCGGAGAAGTGGTGAAGAAAATGGTTGGAAAAAACAAAATCAAAGCGCGGCAGTCGAGGTATATCGAATACCGAAGCCTGGATGAGTTCGATATTCTCCCGTTTCCTTATAATGCGGCGGGCGTACCCGGCAATACGTGGATCATTATCAAGGCAGGTAATCCGGATCGGGAAGCCCTTACTTTTGCAGTAATCCGCGAACCAGAGCGCGGTGTCGCAGCCGCCGGCTCCGATGTCGAGAAAGGTGTACGGCTTTGTGCGGTCCGGCTGCATCCGGGAAACAAAGTCTTTTTTAATCA is from Marispirochaeta sp. and encodes:
- a CDS encoding NusG domain II-containing protein translates to MKILRYDAAAIVLSLAVFMLFTWSGLQHSGETGYLIIEDSKGRLIYPLSEERDVVLHGPVGESHIHIGKDSARFVHSDCPDGLCVQAGPVSRPGDWAACLPNQVFIYVGDRE
- a CDS encoding Gx transporter family protein, producing the protein MFSERVLNRLAMLGALSLFLSTVEYLFPRPIPFMRLGLANLPVILYLDLLGSDSKDSTGTYFLLILIKVLGQGMVNGTMASYVFLFSLAGSFSSGLTMWLAWRYLRPNISFLGVSVLGALISNMSQILLSIVFIFGPAAWRILPWFLGIGLGSGFFIGLFARSFSGKSRWWKALKDSSLEAS
- a CDS encoding YqaE/Pmp3 family membrane protein → MYCRNCGKEVDEKAEYCLNCGVRPLKSRNYCQNCGAETTEVQDICLRCGVKLSSSVISLDTDNDTLLLILCILLPPVAVWLKTGNSGKVLLNIILCFLLAWFGGVIHAFLVRKVR
- a CDS encoding FAD-dependent oxidoreductase, which gives rise to MGKRIAIIGGGFAGTEAARTFSGREHEVHLFDPRPAFEFLPLLPDLLGGRYSVKSVSTAFHFLAEKFKFTFHQARISSVDPERCCFYIDEERFDFDYLLISTGGTTDFHGNETAAEKSYTARSIAGIQALLRAFDTGNPETVILVGGGYTGLETASQLRRRARKKGWETEILIIEKQETVLSEAAPEARKYIEKQLENLGIAILTATSLAEISEEGARLSSGRTVDRPLVIWNAGVSFPRELWGKEVDLDPAGRVRVDQFGRIGERCWAAGDNAHVGERDTGFPMASYLAIQQASSAARNILRHIDRKSLQPYRPHYYGYVIPLANGYGIGRIAGFNLKGRLPVLIHHAAGILRTFSPGGKRRMLQELMREGISMGRFKKI
- a CDS encoding methyltransferase domain-containing protein, with amino-acid sequence MPLLTFPHRESKPELMDNPACDEGMLIRTIRQFRLINQLFSASRRLIKKDFVSRMQPDRTKPYTFLDIGAGGCDTALWFADYCKSKGFPIRITCLDNDPRIAGYARRIIRKRENIELIQASVFDIPRLPRFDFVFSNHFLHHFSDSQIPKILDLMKVKTGIAFLMNDLHRSRLSYLGYELFALLFLHRSFARYDGKLSIRRGFTVADLRQLIARTQNPESFSPGRTFPGRVYITGLQPGDIPANRSIPAHFRRNMKWVKG